One Syntrophus gentianae DNA window includes the following coding sequences:
- a CDS encoding M10 family metallopeptidase C-terminal domain-containing protein: MTGNISKAEVQSPLPTYTISEIADYINQGFWDWYGGGYRSFNMGSSGAGVNAGTLYYNTSGWSKDPDGMTAERRALVDKALDYLGEITGIIFVKTSSTDSSVDIFYSDSGSGAFADSKLIRSGNGSSKHHYIDYSWVNVEATWSEGTSDINDYTYQTIIHETLHCLGLGHSGPYNEKATFISDSSQSTTNNNVCLNDSWQLSIMSYFDQDENTTISANDNFVISLMAADFEALRDYYGSSAFTGNTIYGFNTNISPSVSEVMANLRLYAARTTFCIIDDGGIDTVDFSGFSSNQKINLSLASGSSTVGSLSDIGGNIGNMTLGVGTVIENAIGGAGSDTLTGNSANNTLKGGPGNDHLYSNKGNDTLIGGTGKDSMYGGTGNDIYYVDNSGDKIYEKANFGTDKVYASVNYSLNSTSAANVEKLYLSGTASTGAGNALNNKIVGNGSANTLHGLSGNDILYGGEGNDRLVGGSGNDILNGGTGGDSFLFAEAGWTNFDTISSFSHTDDTIVLRDILDGLKDSTIKGLSFTNKVLNALFYVEGDGCTGSGSDASGICNNTMTGEIWFNPTSGVVGDSILICTVGVSTAAFLNHTDFVYMA, translated from the coding sequence CGCCGGGGTCAACGCTGGAACTCTTTATTACAACACCTCCGGGTGGTCAAAGGATCCTGACGGTATGACCGCTGAACGGAGAGCGCTGGTGGATAAGGCGCTCGACTACCTGGGAGAGATCACAGGCATCATCTTTGTGAAAACGAGCTCAACAGACAGCTCGGTCGACATTTTTTATTCTGACAGTGGCAGCGGAGCCTTTGCCGACTCCAAGCTGATCAGATCGGGAAATGGTTCATCCAAGCACCATTACATCGACTATTCCTGGGTGAACGTGGAGGCGACCTGGTCGGAAGGAACATCGGACATCAATGACTACACCTATCAGACCATTATCCACGAAACCCTGCACTGTCTTGGCCTGGGCCACTCCGGCCCATACAATGAAAAGGCCACCTTCATATCAGATTCGTCACAATCCACTACGAATAACAATGTCTGTCTGAACGACAGCTGGCAACTGTCCATCATGTCGTATTTCGACCAGGACGAAAACACGACAATTTCCGCCAACGATAATTTCGTCATTTCCCTGATGGCGGCCGACTTTGAAGCCTTGCGGGACTATTATGGATCTTCGGCCTTTACCGGGAACACCATCTACGGATTCAACACCAATATTTCCCCTTCTGTAAGTGAGGTGATGGCAAATCTTCGGCTTTACGCCGCCAGGACCACCTTCTGCATTATCGATGATGGCGGTATCGACACCGTTGATTTTTCCGGTTTTTCCTCCAACCAGAAGATCAATCTCTCTCTTGCCTCAGGATCATCGACCGTCGGCTCTCTTTCTGACATCGGCGGAAATATCGGCAACATGACGCTTGGGGTCGGAACTGTTATCGAAAATGCGATCGGGGGAGCCGGCTCTGATACTCTCACGGGAAATTCTGCAAACAACACTCTGAAGGGTGGCCCGGGAAACGACCATCTATACTCCAATAAAGGCAACGATACGTTGATCGGTGGCACGGGAAAAGATTCCATGTACGGCGGGACAGGGAACGATATCTATTACGTTGACAACTCCGGCGATAAAATCTATGAGAAAGCGAATTTCGGAACCGACAAAGTCTACGCCTCGGTTAATTATAGCCTGAATTCGACAAGCGCAGCCAATGTTGAGAAGCTTTATCTGTCCGGTACGGCGTCGACCGGAGCCGGAAATGCCCTGAACAACAAAATCGTCGGCAACGGCAGCGCGAACACCCTCCATGGACTGTCAGGCAATGACATCCTGTATGGTGGAGAGGGAAACGATCGCCTGGTGGGCGGCAGCGGCAACGATATTCTGAATGGGGGCACAGGCGGCGATTCTTTTCTTTTTGCTGAAGCCGGCTGGACGAATTTCGATACAATCAGCTCTTTTTCACATACAGACGACACGATCGTCTTGAGAGACATCCTTGACGGCTTAAAGGACAGTACCATCAAGGGTCTTTCTTTTACAAACAAGGTGCTGAACGCGCTCTTCTATGTCGAAGGAGACGGATGCACAGGAAGCGGGAGCGATGCCAGCGGTATATGCAACAATACCATGACCGGCGAGATCTGGTTCAATCCGACAAGCGGCGTGGTTGGAGATTCCATTTTGATCTGTACAGTCGGCGTGTCAACGGCTGCTTTTCTGAATCACACGGACTTCGTTTACATGGCTTGA
- a CDS encoding sensor histidine kinase — protein MKKRLFFRILFSYVVVILLVVAIVGFLFSRNVRLHETEQIEENILHSARLVSMLPLEEMKKAVHGLAQDARGRVTVIDAGGNVLADSEGDVSHMELHLNRPEVEEARLRGQGTAIRRSSTLRVDMMYVAVAIREGEKIRGYVRIARSLREVQEAVDRMYLSLYRTIAFALFPAIFLALMYTRKFFRPIGEIRDYTKAIRQGDLPGTLFVNAQDELGQVAEDINYLVSEYREKIHLAHEEKGKLESALSSMVEGVVILDSRSQIESCNRGIETILDRPCADIQGRTLLEAFLSADLQNALERCRREKKPVLQEIRLGGKQPLIVDVNISAIQGLPEGEGKMLLVFHDVTRLKKLEQMRTDFVANVTHEIRTPLTAIIGFIQTLLAGAMDDSETARRFLQTVANNAERLSRLVDDLLTLSSIELNETNLKLEPLSVDDLIRTVLPMVEATAKGKKIPLEVQIPERIPKIMADRDRAAQVLVNVLHNAVKFTQNEGSVTISSHEDEKTDWVVIQVADTGIGIPSREIPRLGERFYRVDKARSRELGGTGLGLSIVKHLMAAHGGKMEIASILGKGTSVSLFFRKAS, from the coding sequence GTGAAGAAGAGACTTTTTTTCAGAATCCTGTTCAGCTATGTCGTTGTAATTCTCCTGGTTGTAGCGATTGTGGGATTCCTTTTTTCCCGGAATGTCCGACTCCATGAGACCGAACAGATTGAGGAAAACATTCTGCACTCCGCACGATTGGTATCAATGCTGCCCCTTGAAGAGATGAAGAAGGCCGTCCATGGGCTGGCGCAGGATGCAAGGGGACGGGTGACGGTCATTGACGCCGGGGGAAATGTCCTTGCCGATTCAGAGGGGGATGTGTCCCATATGGAGCTCCATCTGAATCGACCGGAGGTTGAGGAGGCCAGGCTTCGAGGACAGGGAACCGCCATTCGGCGAAGTTCCACCCTTCGGGTCGATATGATGTATGTTGCGGTGGCGATCCGGGAAGGGGAAAAGATCCGGGGATATGTCAGAATCGCGCGTTCCCTGCGCGAAGTTCAAGAGGCGGTGGATCGTATGTACCTATCCTTGTACCGAACAATCGCTTTTGCCCTGTTCCCCGCAATTTTCCTCGCCCTTATGTATACGCGAAAATTTTTCCGGCCCATCGGGGAAATACGGGATTATACGAAGGCCATTCGCCAGGGGGATCTTCCCGGAACCCTCTTTGTGAATGCCCAGGATGAATTGGGGCAGGTGGCGGAGGACATCAATTATCTCGTTTCGGAGTACCGGGAGAAGATCCATCTGGCCCATGAGGAGAAGGGAAAGCTGGAGTCCGCCCTGTCCAGTATGGTGGAAGGCGTCGTTATTCTGGACTCCCGGAGCCAGATCGAATCCTGTAACCGGGGGATCGAGACCATTCTGGATCGGCCGTGCGCGGATATCCAGGGGAGGACTCTTCTGGAAGCTTTTTTGAGCGCAGATCTGCAAAATGCCCTGGAACGCTGCCGCCGTGAGAAGAAACCTGTTCTTCAGGAAATTCGCCTCGGAGGAAAGCAGCCGCTTATCGTTGATGTAAACATCTCGGCCATTCAGGGCCTTCCCGAAGGCGAGGGGAAAATGCTGCTGGTGTTTCACGATGTGACCCGGCTGAAGAAACTTGAGCAGATGCGGACCGACTTTGTGGCAAATGTCACCCATGAAATCCGCACGCCTCTGACCGCGATTATCGGATTTATCCAGACGCTTCTTGCCGGGGCAATGGATGACAGCGAAACGGCCCGGAGATTTCTGCAGACGGTTGCCAACAACGCAGAGCGGTTGAGCCGTCTCGTGGACGATCTCCTGACACTTTCCAGTATCGAACTCAATGAAACGAACCTGAAGCTTGAGCCGCTATCCGTGGATGACCTGATCCGTACCGTGCTGCCCATGGTTGAAGCCACTGCAAAGGGGAAAAAAATTCCTCTGGAAGTGCAAATTCCGGAGAGAATTCCTAAAATAATGGCTGATCGGGATCGGGCGGCGCAGGTTCTGGTGAATGTCCTTCACAACGCCGTAAAATTTACACAAAATGAGGGAAGCGTAACCATATCCAGTCATGAAGACGAGAAGACAGATTGGGTCGTTATTCAGGTTGCCGATACAGGAATCGGCATCCCCTCCAGGGAGATTCCCCGACTTGGAGAACGGTTTTATCGCGTGGATAAGGCACGCTCCCGTGAATTGGGCGGCACCGGACTGGGGCTATCCATTGTAAAACACCTCATGGCGGCGCATGGGGGAAAAATGGAGATTGCCAGCATCCTCGGCAAAGGAACATCCGTTTCCCTTTTTTTCCGAAAGGCAAGTTGA
- the phoU gene encoding phosphate signaling complex protein PhoU, with translation MEDRRHTSTHYEKELKELKDGLLYLGGLAENAIKNALQALLERDSELAKKVIADDTAIDRIDSENEDRCIRILALRQPAARDLRFIATAIKINGHLERIGDMAVNIAEKVLLLNEEPQLKPYIDIPYMAEITQRMIRQSMDSLIREDVDLANQVRKDDEIVDNLNEQVFRELLTFMIEDPRTIRTALIIMQISKNLERISDHAEGIADMVIYMVTGKSVRHNPSQEPKGHLA, from the coding sequence ATGGAAGACAGGCGCCATACAAGTACCCACTATGAAAAAGAACTCAAAGAACTCAAGGATGGATTGCTTTATCTCGGAGGATTGGCTGAAAATGCCATAAAAAATGCCCTGCAGGCCCTCCTGGAGCGGGATTCCGAGCTGGCGAAAAAAGTCATTGCCGACGACACCGCCATCGATCGGATCGATTCGGAAAACGAAGACCGGTGCATCCGGATTCTTGCCTTGCGGCAGCCTGCTGCGAGGGATCTGCGCTTTATCGCGACGGCCATAAAAATTAACGGGCATCTCGAACGGATCGGCGACATGGCGGTCAACATCGCCGAAAAAGTGCTCCTGCTGAATGAGGAGCCGCAGCTGAAACCCTATATCGACATCCCTTACATGGCGGAGATAACCCAGCGGATGATCCGCCAGAGTATGGATTCCCTGATCCGTGAGGATGTGGACCTGGCCAATCAGGTCCGTAAGGATGATGAAATCGTCGATAATTTGAATGAACAGGTATTTCGGGAGCTCCTTACCTTCATGATCGAAGATCCCCGGACGATCAGGACCGCCCTGATCATCATGCAGATTTCCAAAAACCTGGAACGAATCTCTGACCATGCGGAAGGAATTGCCGATATGGTGATTTACATGGTGACCGGCAAAAGTGTACGCCATAATCCTTCCCAGGAACCGAAAGGGCATCTTGCGTGA
- a CDS encoding FG-GAP repeat domain-containing protein produces the protein MQKRTSAISALAFFLTLMFFFSMSTAISAAAVPSDFNKDGRSDLLIKNISTGSTSLWFMNADGTHSGDKILWSTVDATIVGTGDFNKDGICDFIRRSTTTGQTVLWFMKADGTRASYKVLFTDPKSIISATGDFNKDGICDFIKRNMLNGLTTLCFMKADGTIKSTKSLFTDMASSVVDSGDFNKDGICDLIRRYSPTGATVLWFMNADGTRKSAKTLFTDPKSTIVGTGDFNGDGICDLIKRKTSGETVLWFMNADGTMKSAKDLFTDSKSTVARTGDFNGDGIRDLIKLKISTGQAVLWFMNADGTLKSSKTLFTNVSYVLLPATVIPKLVKQSIYGTAGQSMGFTKYEYDAGGRQIKMSIYGATGLLTSYTTTKYNSSSKPVKVSYYNIYDQVTQYITTAYNEAGDAVKVSTYNGFAHLLLSQVITEYYDVGKPSKVTVYGATGIVSQYTTYKYNSSKKLVKVSIYNVDNKLTGYTTYAYNAEGLQSKVSEYGPTGLLLKYTTYEYNTQGKQEKVTEYGSTGVISVYKIYAYNSAGSLVKVSSYNFTDKLTGYVTNKYDAMGMIIKTSTYGPTGLLKLYTTMDYVY, from the coding sequence ATGCAAAAAAGAACATCCGCAATCTCGGCTCTAGCTTTTTTCTTGACCTTGATGTTTTTCTTTTCGATGAGCACGGCCATATCGGCAGCCGCTGTCCCGTCAGATTTCAACAAAGACGGCCGTTCCGATCTGCTCATAAAAAATATTTCCACAGGTTCTACCTCTCTGTGGTTTATGAACGCTGATGGAACGCATTCCGGGGACAAGATCCTCTGGTCAACGGTGGACGCCACAATCGTAGGGACAGGGGATTTCAACAAAGACGGGATCTGCGATTTCATTAGGAGGAGTACAACGACCGGCCAGACGGTTCTCTGGTTCATGAAAGCCGACGGAACGCGCGCCAGCTACAAGGTCCTCTTCACCGACCCGAAATCGATTATCTCAGCGACGGGCGACTTCAACAAGGACGGCATCTGCGACTTCATCAAGAGGAACATGTTAAACGGCCTGACAACTCTTTGTTTCATGAAAGCCGATGGAACCATTAAAAGCACTAAATCGCTTTTTACCGACATGGCGTCCTCAGTGGTGGATTCGGGCGACTTCAACAAGGACGGCATCTGCGACCTCATCAGGAGATATTCGCCAACCGGTGCGACGGTTCTGTGGTTCATGAACGCCGACGGGACACGCAAAAGCGCCAAGACCCTCTTTACCGACCCTAAATCAACAATCGTGGGAACAGGGGATTTCAACGGCGACGGCATCTGCGACTTGATCAAGAGAAAGACTTCCGGCGAAACGGTCCTCTGGTTCATGAATGCCGACGGGACAATGAAGAGCGCAAAGGATCTCTTTACCGATTCAAAGTCGACGGTCGCAAGGACAGGAGATTTCAACGGCGATGGCATCCGCGACTTGATAAAATTAAAGATTTCTACCGGTCAGGCAGTTCTCTGGTTCATGAATGCCGATGGGACGCTTAAAAGTTCAAAGACTCTCTTTACGAACGTCAGTTATGTCCTTTTACCTGCAACGGTGATTCCCAAGCTTGTGAAGCAGTCAATCTACGGCACCGCTGGACAATCTATGGGATTTACCAAGTACGAATACGACGCCGGGGGAAGGCAGATCAAGATGTCCATCTACGGCGCCACGGGACTGCTGACAAGTTATACAACGACCAAATATAATTCTTCCAGTAAACCGGTAAAGGTTTCCTACTACAATATCTATGACCAGGTAACACAGTACATTACGACTGCCTATAACGAGGCTGGAGATGCAGTAAAGGTATCCACTTACAACGGGTTCGCGCATCTGTTGCTTTCGCAAGTCATAACCGAATACTATGACGTAGGAAAGCCCTCGAAGGTTACCGTATATGGCGCCACGGGAATCGTCTCACAATATACGACATACAAATACAACTCCTCCAAGAAGCTTGTGAAGGTTTCTATCTACAATGTGGACAATAAGTTAACAGGGTATACCACCTACGCCTATAATGCCGAAGGATTGCAGTCTAAAGTCTCTGAATACGGACCCACGGGGCTTCTTTTAAAATATACAACCTACGAATATAATACCCAGGGGAAGCAGGAAAAGGTTACGGAATACGGGTCCACAGGAGTGATCTCAGTATATAAAATCTATGCCTATAATTCGGCAGGATCTCTGGTGAAGGTTTCCAGCTACAATTTCACGGATAAGTTGACGGGGTATGTCACCAATAAATATGATGCGATGGGCATGATCATCAAGACATCTACCTATGGACCGACCGGACTTTTGAAACTATATACGACGATGGACTATGTGTACTGA